Proteins from a single region of Bos javanicus breed banteng chromosome 7, ARS-OSU_banteng_1.0, whole genome shotgun sequence:
- the DELE1 gene encoding death ligand signal enhancer, whose translation MWRLPGLLGRALPRLLGPGLRGVTPKSSSPDGPQATSSNLLVPVPSFDRSSPHCPGPGTSRGPKSHGWKDAFQWMSARGSRNTLWDAISWGTLAVLALQLARQIHFQTSLPAGPWRVEHCSWCSPLDCFLSSPLRHPCSSLRRHILPSPDSPAPRHTDLGECRLGQDESSTQPKSVASPSSLRAARHQDPSEEDPSDISFLHASSSFKSKAKPAQPQPTDEKQEQEKSKSLSLEEAVTSIQQLFQLSVSIAFNFLGTENMKNGDYMAAFSYFQKAADRGYSKAQYNVGLCHEHGRGTPRDPSKAAFYYQLAASQGHNLAQYRYARCLLQDPGSSWDPERQRAVSMLKRAADSGLREAQAFLGVLFTKEPYVDERRAVKYLWLAANNGDSQSRYHLGICYEKGLGVQKSLGEAMRCYQQSAALGNTPAQERLRALFSTEAAAPGPSDLAVRGLKSFSSPSLCSLNRNLLAGASCLPHASSTGNLGLLCRSGHLRTSPGAPSRAIPQHPYPLERSLVRLGFG comes from the exons ATGTGGCGGCTGCCGGGACTCCTGGGCCGAG CTCTTCCCCGTCTGCTGGGACCTGGCCTTCGTGGGGTGACCCCCAAGTCCTCGAGCCCAGATGGGCCCCAGGCTACCTCCTCCAACCTGCTGGTTCCTGTGCCCAGTTTTGACAG GTCCAGCCCCCACTGCCCTGGCCCAGGCACAAGCAGGGGCccaaagtcccatggatggaaggatgCCTTCCAGTGGATGTCTGCTCGTGGCTCCCGGAACACATTGTGGGATGCCATATCATGG GGCACTCTGGCCGTATTGGCCCTGCAGCTGGCGAGGCAGATCCACTTCCAGACATCCCTGCCAGCAGGACCTTGGCGAGTGGAGCACTGCTCTTGGTGCAGTCCGTTGGACTGCTTCCTCTCATCTCCCTTGAGGCACCCTTGTTCCT CACTGCGGAGGCACATTCTGCCCAGCCCTGATAGCCCAGCTCCCAGGCACACTGATCTCGGGGAATGCAGGCTGGGCCAGGATGAATCCTCCACTCAGCCTAAAAGCGTCGCTTCACCCAGCTCCTTGAGAGCAGCCAGGCATCAGGATCCCTCTGAGGAAG ATCCCAGTGACATCAGCTTCCTGCATGCCAGCAGTAGCTTCAAGTCCAAGGCAAAGCCGGCCCAACCTCAGCCCACTGACGAAAAGCAG GAACAAGAGAAATCAAAAAGTCTTTCCCTCGAGGAGGCCGTGACTTCCATTCAGCAgctcttccagctcagtgtttccaTTGCTTTCAACTTCCTAG GGACAGAGAACATGAAGAATGGGGACTACATGGCAGCCTTTTCTTATTTCCAGAAAGCAGCAGACCGCGGCTACAGCAAAGCACAGTACAACGTGGGCTTGTGTCACGAGCATGGCAGGGGCACCCCCAGGGACCCCAGCAAG GCAGCCTTTTATTACCAATTGGCTGCCAGCCAGGGCCACAACCTGGCTCAGTACCGCTATGCAAGGTGCCTGCTACAAGACCCAGGCTCCTCGTGGGACCCTGAGCGGCAGAGGGCAGTGTCCATGCTGAAGCGGGCTGCAGACTCAGGCTTACGAGAG GCCCAAGCTTTCCTCGGGGTGCTTTTCACCAAGGAGCCCTACGTGGACGAGCGGAGAGCTGTGAAATATCTTTGGCTTGCAGCCAACAATGGG GACTCACAGAGCAGATACCACTTGGGAATTTGCTATGAGAAGGGCCTTGGGGTACAGAAGAGTCTGGGAGAGGCCATGAGATGTTACCAGCAGTCAGCGGCTCTGGGGAACACGCCCGCCCAGGAGAGGCTGCGGGCCCTCTTCTCCACGGAGGCAGCAG CCCCAGGGCCCAGCGACCTAGCAGTGAGAGGACTGAAGTCGTTTTCCAGCCCCTCTCTCTGCAGCCTGAACAGGAACCTGCTGGCAGGAGCCTCTTGCCTGCCACATGCCTCAAGCACAGGGAACCTTGGCCTCCTCTGTAGAAGCGGGCATCTCCGAACCAGCCCTGGAGCCCCCAGCAGGGCCATTCCTCAACACCCCTACCCCTTGGAAAGGAGTCTCGTCAGACTGGGTTTTGGCTAA